One Candidatus Bathyarchaeota archaeon genomic window carries:
- a CDS encoding tRNA (adenine-N1)-methyltransferase encodes MANEIINEGDHVLIYLDARRTYMIKMEAGKTFHTHKGYLKLDEIIGKPYGEPIKSSLGINFTTLKPALTDYIMKSSRNTQITYPKDAALIVMFSGIGPGSRVVESGTGTGALTTALAHYVGPTGKVYTYELRSEFQKNAAKNLQRSKLIDRVELKSGDVTQGIEERNLDAVVLDLAVPWLVVPHAYEALKPSGIIVSFSPTIDQVVKTTEALRENGFVFIETIECMMRAMQVERGKTRPQTLITGHTGYITHARKILKAQPTETAKEEAPQKEEPLQRKESEKETAEYLPNLSFYSP; translated from the coding sequence TTGGCTAACGAAATCATCAACGAAGGAGACCACGTGCTCATCTACTTGGATGCACGAAGAACCTACATGATTAAAATGGAAGCGGGCAAAACCTTCCACACACACAAAGGCTACTTAAAACTAGACGAAATCATCGGCAAACCATACGGCGAACCCATCAAAAGCAGCCTAGGCATAAACTTCACCACGCTAAAACCAGCACTAACCGACTACATCATGAAATCCAGCCGCAACACCCAAATCACCTACCCCAAAGACGCCGCATTAATCGTCATGTTCAGCGGCATCGGACCAGGAAGCCGAGTGGTCGAGTCAGGCACAGGAACAGGCGCACTAACCACTGCACTTGCACATTACGTTGGTCCAACAGGCAAAGTGTACACCTATGAGTTGCGTAGCGAGTTCCAAAAAAACGCGGCTAAAAACCTGCAACGCTCAAAACTAATAGACCGTGTGGAACTAAAAAGCGGTGACGTTACACAAGGCATAGAAGAGCGCAATTTAGACGCGGTAGTTTTGGATTTGGCAGTTCCTTGGCTTGTAGTTCCACACGCTTACGAAGCTCTCAAGCCGTCAGGTATCATAGTCTCGTTTAGTCCAACCATAGACCAAGTGGTAAAAACCACCGAAGCACTACGAGAAAACGGCTTTGTGTTCATAGAGACAATCGAATGTATGATGCGGGCTATGCAGGTTGAACGCGGCAAAACCAGACCTCAAACACTAATAACAGGACACACTGGCTACATTACACATGCAAGAAAAATCCTCAAAGCCCAGCCTACCGAAACAGCAAAAGAAGAAGCACCACAAAAAGAGGAACCACTACAAAGGAAAGAAAGTGAAAAAGAAACGGCAGAATATCTGCCTAATCTTAGTTTCTATTCCCCTTAG